In the Phenylobacterium soli genome, CGTCGAGGGCGGCGCCTGGCGCGGCCGCTATTCGATCATCACCCTCGATCCCGACCTCGTCTGGCGTTGCCGCGGCGACCAGGCCGAGGTTGCCGAGGGCGAGGACATCGCCGCCGGGCGATTCAAGCCGCAGCCGGGCGGCGCCCTGGATTCCCTCCGCGACCTCGTCGCCGCGTCGCGGATCGACCTGCCCGAAGGCGTGCCGCCGATGGCCGGCGGCGTCTTCGGCGCCATCGGCTACGACATGATCCGGCTGGTCGAGCATCTGCCGAACCCGCCGAAGGATACGCTGGGCCTGCCGGACGGCGTCATGACGCGGCCGTCGATCGTCGCGGTCTTCGATTCGATCGGACAGGAGATCCTGCTGGCCACCCCGGTGCGCCCCGGCAAGGAGAGCGCCCGCGACGCCTACGCCGCCGCCCAGGGCCGCCTGGCGGGCGTCGTCGCGGACTTGCGCCATCCGACCCCGCGCCTGCTCGGCAACGGCCAGCCGCAGCCCGATCGCTTCACCACCCCGGTGAGCCGGGAGGACTATCGCAAGGTGGTCGAAAAGGCGAAGGAGTACATCCGCGCCGGCGACATCTTCCAGGTGGTGCCGAGTCACCGCTTCCGCGCGCCCTTCGAGCCGGATCCCTTCGCGCTCTATCGATCGCTGCGGCGGACGAACCCCTCGCCGTTCCTGTTCTTCCTGAACTTCGGGGATTTCCAGCTCGCCGGCTCGTCGCCGGAGATCCTGGTCCGCCTGCGCGACGGCAAGATCACCATCCGCCCGATCGCCGGCACCCGTCCGCGCGGCGCGACGCCGGAGGAGGACGCGCGGCTGGAGCAGGAGCTGATCGCCGATCCCAAGGAGCGGGCCGAGCACCTCATGCTGCTCGATCTCGGCCGCAACGACGTGGGCCGCGTGGCCATGCTCAAGCAGGCCGGCGCCAACGAGCCGCCGCAGACCGCGCGCGGGCCCCGCGTGCGCGTCACCGACAGCTTCTTCGTCGAGCGTTACAGCCACGTGATGCACCTCGTCTCCAACGTCGAGGGCGACGCGCCCGAGGGGCTGGACCCCGTCGACGTGGTGATGGCCGCCCTCCCCGCCGGCACGCTTTCGGGCGCGCCGAAGGTGCGGGCCATGGAGATCATCGACGAGCTGGAAGTCGAGAAGCGCGGCATCGGCTACGCCGGCGGCGTCGGCTATTTCGGCTGCGATGGCTCGGTGGACACCTGCATCGTCCTGCGCACGGCGCTGTTCAAAGACGGGATGATGTACGTTCAGGCGGGCGGCGGCGTGGTGGCGGACTCCGATCCGGACGCCGAATACGACGAGACCCAGCACAAGGCCCGCGCCCTGCGCCGCGCAGCCGAGGAAAGCTGGCGGTTCGTCTGAGCCGCTGCGCCCTAGGGCGCGCTCTTCAGCACGTGCTCGCTGATCACCGGCGGAGCCATGATCATGGCGGTGGCGAAGGCCAGGGCCGAGATGGCCAGCAGGCCTGCGGCCCCGAGCACCGGCCAGATCCGCTCGCGCGGCTGCGGCTTCTCGAGAAGGGTTCGAGCCTGGTTCATGGCTTCGGGATCGAGGGCCGATTCGGTAAACGACATCTTGGCGCCAGGATCGCGGGAGTCGGGTCCAGCGCCAATCAGCGCGCTTGGCGGATCAAGCGTCAGAGCCTAGATGGTGCGCCATGATCCTGGTGATCGATAACTACGACAGCTTCACCTACAACCTGGTTCATTATCTGAACGAGCTGGGGGCGGAGACGGTCGTCCACCGCAACGACGCGCTGAGCGTCGAGGAGGCGCTTGGCCTGAAGCCGCAGGGCCTCCTGCTCTCGCCGGGGCCGTGCACGCCGAACGAGGCCGGCATCTGCCTGGGCCTCATCGAGCGGGCCCCGGCCGACCTGCCGATCCTTGGCGTCTGCCTCGGCCACCAGGCCATCGGCCAGGCGTTCGGCGGGACCGTGGTTCGCGCCGGCGCTCTGATGCACGGCAAGACGAGCCCGATCCACCATACCGGCAAGGGCGTCTTCAAGGGGCTGAAGAACCCCTTCACCGCCACCCGCTACCACAGCCTCTCGGTGCGCCGCGAAGACCTGCCGGACGTCCTGGAAGTCACCGCCTGGACCGACGACGGCGAGATCATGGGCTTCATGCACAAGAGCCGGCCCGTGCACGGCGTGCAGTTCCACCCGGAATCCATCGCCACCGAGTGCGGCCACGAGCTCTTGGCCAACTTTCTGGAGATCGCGGGCGTCAAGCCCCTGGTCCAGGCCTGAGCCTCCATGTCGGACGCCTTCAAGCCGCTGCTCTCGCGCCTGGCGGATGGCGCGACGCTCTCCGAAGAGGACGCGGGCGAGTTCTTCGACGCCTGCCTGCGTGGCGAGCCGACGCCGGCCCAGGTGGCCGCGGCGCTCACCGCCATGCGGATGCGGGGAGAGACGGTCGGCGAGCTCACGGCCTCGGCCCGCGCCATGCGCAAGGCCGCCGTCAGCCTCGAGCACCCCTATGACGTCATCGACGTCTGCGGCACCGGCGGCGACGGGCTGCACACCTACAACATCTCCACCGCGGTCGCCTTCGTGGCGGCCGGCGGGGGCCTGAAGGTCGCCAAGCACGGCAACCGCGCCCTCTCGTCGAAGTCCGGCGGGGCCGACGTGCTCACCGAGCTCGGCGTCAACATCGCCGCGAGCCAGGCCCAGCAGCTCCAGGCCCTGGCCGAGGCCGGCATCTGCTTCATGTTCGCCCCTTCGCACCACGGGGCCATGCGCCACGTGACGCCGATCCGCGCCGAACTGGGGTTCCGGACGATCTTCAACCTGCTCGGCCCCCTGGCCAATCCGGCCAAGGCGCGCCGCCAGCTCCTCGGCGTCTTCGACACCCGCTGGGTGGAGCCCCTCGCCCGCGTGCTCGGCGCCCTGGGCGCGGAGAAGGCCTGGACGGTGCACGGCCAGGGCATGGACGAGGTGACGACCACCGGCGAGACCCAGGTCGCCGAGTGGCGGAACGGTCAGGTGCGGCTGTTCCGTATCACGCCGGAGGCCGTCGGCCTGCCCCGCGCCTCCCTCGCCGACCTGACCGGCGGCCCGCCGGCCGAGAACGCCCAGGCGCTGCGCGAGCTGCTGGCCGGCGCCAAGGGCCCCTACCGCGACATCGTGCTGCTCAACGCCGCCGCCGCCTTCCTGGTGGGCGACAAGGTGGAGACCCTGCGCGAGGGCGTCGAGCTGGCGGGCCAAGCGATCGACGACGGCCGCGCCGCCGCCGCCCTCCAGCGCCTCGTCGAGATCACCGGCGAGGTCCAGCCCGCATGAGCGACATCCTCGCCAAGATCGCCGCCTACAAGCGCCAGGAAGTGGCCGAGCGGAGGGCCATCCGCGATCAGGCCGCGGTCGAGGCCGCCGCATCCC is a window encoding:
- the trpE gene encoding anthranilate synthase component I — protein: MTPEPSFTDFEKTYARGAPQLVWTRLIDDLETPVSAYLKIGHGRPYAFLFESVEGGAWRGRYSIITLDPDLVWRCRGDQAEVAEGEDIAAGRFKPQPGGALDSLRDLVAASRIDLPEGVPPMAGGVFGAIGYDMIRLVEHLPNPPKDTLGLPDGVMTRPSIVAVFDSIGQEILLATPVRPGKESARDAYAAAQGRLAGVVADLRHPTPRLLGNGQPQPDRFTTPVSREDYRKVVEKAKEYIRAGDIFQVVPSHRFRAPFEPDPFALYRSLRRTNPSPFLFFLNFGDFQLAGSSPEILVRLRDGKITIRPIAGTRPRGATPEEDARLEQELIADPKERAEHLMLLDLGRNDVGRVAMLKQAGANEPPQTARGPRVRVTDSFFVERYSHVMHLVSNVEGDAPEGLDPVDVVMAALPAGTLSGAPKVRAMEIIDELEVEKRGIGYAGGVGYFGCDGSVDTCIVLRTALFKDGMMYVQAGGGVVADSDPDAEYDETQHKARALRRAAEESWRFV
- a CDS encoding anthranilate synthase component II, giving the protein MILVIDNYDSFTYNLVHYLNELGAETVVHRNDALSVEEALGLKPQGLLLSPGPCTPNEAGICLGLIERAPADLPILGVCLGHQAIGQAFGGTVVRAGALMHGKTSPIHHTGKGVFKGLKNPFTATRYHSLSVRREDLPDVLEVTAWTDDGEIMGFMHKSRPVHGVQFHPESIATECGHELLANFLEIAGVKPLVQA
- the trpD gene encoding anthranilate phosphoribosyltransferase; protein product: MSDAFKPLLSRLADGATLSEEDAGEFFDACLRGEPTPAQVAAALTAMRMRGETVGELTASARAMRKAAVSLEHPYDVIDVCGTGGDGLHTYNISTAVAFVAAGGGLKVAKHGNRALSSKSGGADVLTELGVNIAASQAQQLQALAEAGICFMFAPSHHGAMRHVTPIRAELGFRTIFNLLGPLANPAKARRQLLGVFDTRWVEPLARVLGALGAEKAWTVHGQGMDEVTTTGETQVAEWRNGQVRLFRITPEAVGLPRASLADLTGGPPAENAQALRELLAGAKGPYRDIVLLNAAAAFLVGDKVETLREGVELAGQAIDDGRAAAALQRLVEITGEVQPA